The Podospora pseudopauciseta strain CBS 411.78 chromosome 7 map unlocalized CBS411.78m_7.2, whole genome shotgun sequence genome contains a region encoding:
- a CDS encoding uncharacterized protein (COG:O; MEROPS:MER0047718; EggNog:ENOG503NWUG), producing MVRLDLATVLLAVAAAVNAVQVDTPEVLPGAYIVEYENDQDSNAFVRKFGGRASLRKDLRFKLFKGASIQFKDTKNAEEMAAKVAKLPTIKRVFPVRRYPIPQHDVLSTGDDAAALVKRQLGGNVTNSFSPHLMTQVNKFKEAGITGKGIKIAVIDTGIDYTHPALGGCFGPGCLVSYGADLVGDAFNGANQPRPDNDPVDNCNGHGTHVAGIIAAQSNNPYGIVGAAEGVQLGAYRVFGCQGDVGNDLLIAAYNMAYEAGSDIITASIGGASGWSEDPWAAVVSRIVENGVPCVVSAGNDGAAGVFYASTAANGKQVTAIASVDNVITPALLANATYQIDSKSEFFGFTGGDPQSWNSVSLPLWTVNYNTTDEAHGCDPYPASTPNLSGYIVLIRRGSCTFVQKVENAVAKGARYVIFYNNVPGTLSVTARVPGLSAVATIPSGTGELWVEALESGKRVLVNMANPSTAPKFLANFDNPTSGGYLSSFTSWGPTFEVESKPQFSTPGGYILSTYPRLLGSYGVLSGTSMACPLAAAIYALVMNVRGTKDPKTIENLLSSTAKPNLFRRDGVSSPYLAPVPQQGAGLVQAWDAAKATTLLSTSGLSFNDTDHFNPVQTFTVSNTGSSSVTYSLSNVGAATAYTYSSPGALTPASLPSVELTGNFASLAFTPSTFTLGAGQRRIVTVKATAPTGLDVKRLPVYSGYIAINGSDSSALSLPYLGVAGSLHSVVVLNSDNTLLARARDSTNSPVAANLTFTLPPPGQSNITAVRNRADMPKLVVTLAMGSAMIRVDVVPLTNCSTAAQNAKVVFGTRTLGQPEEFPSWYNPRGTLQYAWDGRLADGSYVPAGRYKLTVRALKIFGDESKSEEYDVTETVPFRIRYLTEGKTQKRKRFVKGERALWTVGVERRQTPEQCEADERTLKQ from the exons ATGGTCCGGTTAGATCTCGCGACTGTGTTGCTGGCGGTGGCAGCTGCAGTGAATGCGGTACAGGTTGACACGCCCGAAGTCCTGCCAGGTGCATACATTGTTGAGTATGAGAATGATCAG GATTCCAATGCTTTTGTCCGCaagtttggggggagggcaTCACTTCGCAAAGACTTGCGCTTCAAACTGTTCAAGGGTGCGTCGATTCAGTTCAAGGACACCAAGAATGCCGAAGAAATGGCGGCCAAGGTGGCCAAGCTGCCCACCATCAAGCGAGTCTTCCCTGTGCGACGGTACCCGATCCCACAGCACGATGTTCTTTCGACGGGCGACGATGCTGCTGCCCTCGTCAAGCGCCAGCTTGGCGGCAACGTCACCAACAGCTTCTCGCCGCACCTGATGACACAGGTAAACAAGTTCAAGGAGGCAGGAATCACAGGAAAGGGCATCAAGATTGCCGTTATCGACACGGGT ATCGATTACACTCACCCGGCTCTCGGGGGTTGCTTTGGTCCAGGCTGCTTGGTTTCCTACGGGGCTGATCTAGTGGGTGATGCGTTCAACGGTGCGAACCAGCCGAGACCAGACAACGACCCCGTTGATAACTGCAATGGCCACGGCACACACGTTGCGGGTATTATTGCTGCTCAGTCAAACAATCCCTACGGTATCGTCGGGGCCGCCGAGGGCGTGCAGCTGGGCGCCTACCGTGTGTTTGGCTGCCAGGGCGATGTGGGCAATGACCTCTTGATTGCTGCGTACAACATGGCATATGAGGCTGGAAGCGACATCATCACAGCCTCTATTGGCGGTGCATCAGGCTGGAGCGAGGACCCTTGGGCTGCCGTCGTCTCACGAATTGTGGAGAACGGCGTGCCATGTGTTGTGTCGGCTGGAAATGATGGCGCTGCCGGTGTCTTTTATGCTTCGACCGCGGCCAACGGCAAGCAGGTGACTGCCATTGCGTCTGTCGACAACGTCATCACGCCCGCGCTTCTTGCCAACGCGACCTACCAAATCGATTCCAAAAGCGAGTTCTTTGGCTTTACTGGCGGCGACCCGCAAAGCTGGAACAGTGTCAGCCTCCCACTATGGACTGTTAACTACAACACGACAGATGAGGCTCACGGATGCGACCCTTATCctgcctccacccccaaTCTCTCTGGCTACATTGTGCTGATCCGTCGTGGCTCTTGCACCTTTGTGCAAAAGGTCGAGAATGCTGTTGCGAAGGGAGCCAGGTATGTCATTTTTTACAACAACGTCCCAGGCACACTCAGCGTGACAGCGCGAGTGCCGGGTCTGTCGGCTGTTGCTACCATTCCCTCCGGTACGGGCGAGCTGTGGGTGGAGGCGTTGGAATCCGGGAAAAGAGTGCTGGTCAACATGGCCAACCCGTCCACGGCCCCCAAGTTCCTCGCCAACTTTGACAATCCGACAAGCGGTGGTTATCTCAGCAGTTTTACCAGCTGGGGTCCTACCTTTGAAGTGGAATCCAAGCCTCAATTCTCCACCCCTGGTGGCTACATTCTGTCAACCTACCCTCGTCTTCTCGGTTCATATGGCGTTCTTTCAGGCACCTCGATGGCTTGCCCCTTGGCGGCGGCCATCTACGCCCTGGTCATGAACGTCCGCGGCACCAAGGACCCAAAGACGATTGAGAACTTGTTGTCATCTACAGCAAAACCCAACCTGTTCCGCCGGGATGGTGTATCCTCCCCATATCTGGCTCCTGTTCCCCAACAGGGTGCTGGCCTGGTGCAGGCATGGGATGCTGCCAAGGCTACGACCCTACTCAGCACGTCTGGCCTTTCTTTCAACGATACAGATCACTTCAACCCGGTTCAAACATTCACCGTCTCCAACACGGGTTCGTCATCGGTCACTTACTCTCTGAGCAATGTCGGTGCCGCTACTGCCTACACTTATAGCTCACCCGGCGCTCTCACGCCTGCTTCTCTCCCCAGTGTTGAGCTGACGGGTAACTTTGCCTCCCTGGCGTTTACCCCTtccaccttcaccctcggAGCTGGCCAACGCAGGATCGTCACAGTCAAGGCGACGGCACCCACCGGCCTCGACGTGAAGCGGTTGCCCGTTTATTCTGGTTACATCGCCATCAACGGCTCCGACAGTTCGgccctttccctcccctATCTCGGTGTTGCTGGCTCCCTTCACTCGGTTGTTGTCCTTAACAGCGACAACACCCTGCTTGCACGGGCCCGCGACAGCACCAACTCTCCTGTGGCGGCAAATCTGACCTTCACCTTGCCCCCACCTGGACAATCCAACATCACAGCCGTCCGCAACCGCGCCGATATGCCCAAGCTCGTGGTGACACTGGCTATGGGTAGCGCCATGATCCGCGTCGACGTCGTGCCCCTGACCAACTGTTCGACAGCAGCGCAGAACGCCAAGGTCGTGTTTGGTACTCGCACTCTTGGCCAGCCAGAGGAGTTCCCCAGCTGGTACAACCCCCGCGGGACCTTGCAGTACGCCTGGGATGGCAGGCTCGCTGATGGAAGCTACGTTCCTGCGGGTAGGTACAAGCTCACGGTGAGAGCATTGAAAATATTTGGAGATGAGTCCAAGTCCGAAGAATATGATGTCACGGAGACTGTGCCGTTCAGGATACGGTATCTGACTGAGGGCAAGACgcaaaagaggaagaggtttgtcaagggggagagggcgcTATGGACGGtcggggtggagaggaggcagaCGCCGGAGCAGTGTGAGGCTGACGAGAGGACTCTCAAGCAGTGA
- a CDS encoding uncharacterized protein (COG:T; EggNog:ENOG503P6KX): MICRTCLRARLAQRLSSIVPKRTLFAATTRCAPAITTNFAIPARPQHQFPRIAAHAQRLYSSESAASASQSSEPPSALPKPEDLTEGEAQVWDILVAEFAPTQLLVQDISGGCGSMYGIDISSEKFRGLNMLKQQRLVNAALGDLVKEWHGVQLKTRAS, encoded by the coding sequence ATGATCTGCCGTACCTGTCTGCGCGCCCGTCTCGCCCAAAGGCTCTCCTCCATCGTCCCGAAGCGAACCCTTTttgccgccaccacccgctGCGCACCAGCAATCACTACCAACTTCGCTATTCCCGCTCGCCCCCAACACCAATTCCCACGAATCGCAGCCCATGCACAACGGCTCTACTCGTCAGAGAGCGCAGCTTCCGCCTCCCAGTCCTCAGAGCCCCCTTCAGCTCTTCCCAAACCAGAAGACTTGACAGAAGGAGAAGCACAAGTGTGGGATATACTCGTGGCAGAGTTTGCGCCGACCCAGCTCCTGGTGCAAGACATCTCTGGCGGGTGCGGCTCCATGTACGGCATCGACATTTCTTCTGAGAAGTTCAGGGGGCTGAACATGCTCAAGCAGCAGAGGCTGGTCAACGCCGCGCTGGGGGACTTGGTCAAGGAGTGGCACGGTGTCCAGCTCAAGACCCGGGCGTCTTGA
- a CDS encoding uncharacterized protein (EggNog:ENOG503NY2T; COG:O) translates to MERPSTPISNLKRWDGDTKGCTAWDSLRRDPELWSRDGSCLVYLYEQGISRRGPSFKVNLDVLFAAKCHPLVARYALRDTPDWTSSDAEEALVNELMGDAISSDRVELYIPNPISVGRPDVRNHQISIRNLFAWVFRRPVVGEHLGSALISLLNSLREYRCPDEDNMDSILGYIDELGYLDMSNRPFHALALVHFAEHFRLKDLYTDALCHCVGMSDHLSDIPEFQIISSQTRKLIRQTKAEMSTYLGRAGQQLRDFLESDFRESQTKLTPGEHSHLDRFRMFLAAYFTKRLGRYPPASIEPPYLVFERDVYATMHQDLDALYQHLADTTLCTTSMPTLAHLKTGGTILQIVHGFDERNKFTPLDHPLPLVPEVIPKPATRKLSWLSRNDKVKPRQTLVDHASLIKATNKQSSLMANPLVVAYRKLEEDAVFFPSKADKNEKLTQADTRKARWVLIYCISQILRSCSYSPPTCRNMEGVRYNIAIDTSTIIHPWGDEPEPPSSPAPACPMLKRSNTLANRPSSPILGRPALSEAKLSVPPSCDSLLTVSPPSYTPVTVRPSIGSLSARKSHYFRASSSFAKATPLRAFSTSSQQFHYPHIPIRVGSTRRGRFRRPSCHTFGSVDRFSVEDLKPLPLSLTARGPQASGICSSSTDGLAWASNDASSRRSSNSNRSSSGNSGEDSIGDTSSKVSDASTEVTTPDNIKSTEVSVTSAPDVLSGLAGLRPPPPPPQSALPPLPLSWPPHEGQLHGDGNRSKVSSMGETNGYEQQRDETINDLEVSMQKMASSDSVCTLSSSVCSDVAQSQHSLNQLPLPQLPPLPKKSSRRKLAGLHPRPLRIRKVAATVGLGGSSQQQ, encoded by the exons ATGGAACgtccatcaaccccaataTCAAACCTCAAGAGGTGGGATGGCGATACCAAGGGGTGTACGGCTTGGGATAGCCTGAGAAGG GACCCGGAGCTATGGTCTAGGGACGGGAGCTGCCTCGTCTACTTGTACGAGCAAGGTATCTCACGGCGGGGTCCCTCGTTCAAGGTCAATCTTGATGTGCTCTTTGCGGCCAAATGCCACCCCTTGGTGGCGAGATATGCTTTGCGAGATACTCCTGATTGGACATCGTCAGACGCCGAAGAAGCTCTGGTGAACGAGCTCATGGGTGACGCCATTTCAAGTGATAGGGTCGAACTCTACATCCCAAATCCTATATCTGTCGGCAGGCCAGATGTTCGGAACCATCAGATTTCTATTCGCAACCTCTTTGCCTGGGTGTTTCGTCGGCCTGTTGTGGGTGAGCACCTCGGGTCGGCACTCATCAGTCTGCTGAATAGCTTGAGAGAGTATCGTTGCCCTGATGAAGATAACATGGACAGCATCCTGGGCTACATAGATGAGCTGGGCTATCTGGACATGTCAAACCGACCCTTTCACGCCCTCGCTTTGGTACACTTTGCTGAGCACTTTCGACTAAAAGATCTATACACTGATGCTCTATGTCATTGTGTGGGTATGTCTGACCATCTCAGTGACATTCCTGAATTTCAA ATTATTAGCTCTCAAACGCGGAAACTGATACGACAAACCAAGGCTGAAATGAGCACATACTTGGGCAGAGCAGGTCAACAGCTTCGAGACTTTCTAGAAAGCGACTTCCGAGAAAGCCAGACGAAACTCACCCCAGGAGAGCATTCGCACTTGGATCGGTTTCGAATGTTTCTTGCGGCGTACTTTACAAAACGGCTAGGAAGATACCCACCGGCATCGATTGAGCCACCATATCTTGTATTTGAGCGGGATGTCTATGCCACAATGCATCAGGACCTGGACGCCCTGTACCAGCACCTTGCGGACACTACTCTCTGCACCACTAGCATGCCGACCTTGGCTCACCTCAAGACCGGCGGCACAATTCTACAGATTGTTCATGGATTTGACGAGCGGAATAAGTTCACGCCGCTGGACCATCCTCTACCTTTGGTGCCGGAGGTGATTCCGAAGCCGGCGACCCGCAAGTTATCATGGCTCAGCAGGAATGACAAGGTGAAACCTAGACAAACATTGGTTGATCATGCGTCTTTGATCAAGGCCACCAACAAGCAGAGTTCACTGATGGCAAATCCACTTGTTGTCGCTTATCGGAAGCTCGAAGAAGATGCAGTCTTCTTTCCTTCCAAAGCAGACAAGAACGAAAAGCTGACACAAGCTGACACACGCAAGGCCCGTTGGGTTCTGATTTATTGCATCAGCCAAATACTGCGAAGTTGTTCATACTCCCCACCGACATGCCGGAACATGGAGGGCGTTCGGTACAACATCGCCATTgacaccagcaccatcatACATCCATGGGGAGACGAGCCAGagcccccttcttctccggctCCAGCGTGTCCAATGCTGAAGCGATCAAACACTCTTGCCAACAGGCCATCATCCCCAATTTTGGGAAGGCCCGCTTTATCCGAAGCCAAACTTTCTGTTCCACCATCCTGCGACAGCCTCTTGACCGTGTCACCACCCAGTTACACCCCGGTGACCGTCCGGCCATCTATCGGGTCTCTCTCGGCTCGAAAATCACATTACTTCCGCGCGTCATCCTCATTTGCCAAGGCAACCCCTCTGCGTGCCTTCTCGACCTCCAGCCAGCAATTCCATTATCCCCATATTCCCATCCGAGTCGGCAGCACCCGTCGTGGCAGATTCCGCCGCCCTTCCTGTCACACTTTTGGCTCTGTCGACAGGTTTTCAGTCGAAGATCTCAAACCTCTGCCCCTCAGCCTGACAGCCCGCGGGCCACAGGCGAGCGGTATttgctcctcatcaacagATGGCTTGGCTTGGGCCAGTAACGATgcaagcagcagaagaagcagcaacagcaacaggagcagcagcggcaacagTGGAGAAGACAGCATCGGGGacaccagcagcaaagtCTCAGACGCGTCCACCGAGGTTACCACACCGGACAACATTAAATCCACTGAAGTTTCCGTCACGTCAGCTCCCGATGTTCTCTCCGGCCTCGCCGGGTTAcgtccccctccaccaccgccgcagTCAGCCTTGCCACCTTTACCCCTTTCGTGGCCGCCTCACGAGGGGCAGCTTCACGGCGATGGTAATCGAAGCAAGGTATCGTCTATGGGTGAGACAAACGGATATGAACAGCAGCGAGACGAGACGATCAATGATTTAGAGGTGAGCATGCAAAAGATGGCGTCGAGCGATTCCGTGTGCACGCTGTCCAGCAGCGTGTGCTCGGATGTTGCGCAGTCACAGCATAGTTTGAATCAATTGCCACTGCCGCAGCTGCCCCCGTTACCTAAGaagagcagcaggaggaagcTGGCGGGATTGCATCCTAGACCTCTGAGGATCAGGAAGGTGGCGGCTACGGTTGGATTGGGTGGAAGTTCCCAGCAGCAGTAA